One segment of Carya illinoinensis cultivar Pawnee chromosome 1, C.illinoinensisPawnee_v1, whole genome shotgun sequence DNA contains the following:
- the LOC122309937 gene encoding uncharacterized protein LOC122309937 yields the protein MTLRLSGRPKYAIVLARCSHLTACRFLWSCPAATDVWGEATSPVRKWHIAYEDFSVLWRDLSTRLEAEQLDQIAVVLYQLWKRRNRWVFDNKFQSPSIIYKNATDELEVFKQVGLLQKQQVADTGMQNQERVRVLWEPAGANCYKFNFDAAFDKNNNTMGIGGVLRDSRGEAEIMLSAPRAHVPSVFHAECYALIRVMELCHDLRISNVIFEGDAKQVIDSINGQHVDCSWKGQLIEDIQFLLARQTTWRVRFVKREANHVAHAAAKYAKFLISEAVWMEEGPSEIMSFVLSDKECIPF from the exons atgaccTTGCGGCTTAGTGGAAGGCCAAAATATGCCATTGTGCTCGCCAGATGTTCTCATTTGACAg CATGCCGGTTCCTTTGGTCTTGTCCTGCTGCAACAGATGTTTGGGGTGAAGCAACCAGTCCTGTGAGGAAATGGCACATAGCCTATGAGGACTTCTCTGTCCTATGGAGGGATTTGTCCACAAGGTTAGAGGCTGAGCAATTGGATCAGATAGCTGTAGTGTTGTATCAGTTATGGAAAAGAAGGAATAGGTGGGTCTTTGATAACAAATTCCAAAGTCCatctattatttacaaaaatgctaCAGATGAGCTTGAAGTATTCAAACAGGTGGGATTGTTGCAGAAACAGCAAGTTGCTGACACAGGAATGCAGAATCAAGAGAGGGTCCGAGTATTATGGGAACCAGCTGGGGCAAACTGCTATAAGTTCAACTTTGATGCagcatttgataaaaataacaacACTATGGGAATTGGAGGAGTGTTGAGAGATTCTAGGGGAGAAGCAGAGATTATGCTTTCTGCTCCAAGGGCACATGTTCCTTCTGTTTTTCATGCAGAGTGTTATGCTCTCATTCGGGTCATGGAATTATGCCATGATCTGAGGATATCAAATGTTATTTTTGAGGGTGATGCTAAGCAGGTGATTGATAGTATCAATGGACAACATGTAGACTGCTCGTGGAAGGGACAGTTGATTGAAGACATTCAGTTTCTACTAGCAAGGCAGACTACCTGGAGGGTGAGGTTTGTAAAGAGAGAGGCAAATCATGTTGCTCATGCTGCTGCTAAATATGCCAAGTTTCTAATTTCTGAAGCAGTCTGGATGGAAGAGGGGCCAAGTGAGATTATGTCTTTTGTTTTGAGTGACAAAGAATGTATTCCTTTTTGA
- the LOC122309878 gene encoding uncharacterized protein LOC122309878 — MFLKSVDTSGLRKDAETLFKIFDEIVQEIGVENLVQFITDNDASYKAVGKKLQQKYGSFYSSPCAAHCIDLMLENFCDPRYIPIIDDTIKKAKKITKFIYNHGWVLALMRQDFTKGHDLCRPAVTRFATNFLSIQCLLLFKKELRQMFTCDKWMGSSHSKSNIGKEIAGIVLEDKEFWAQCQFIVKISEPLVRVLRLVDGDEKPAMGYLYDAMERVKENIKARYNNKVSVFSPFTRIIDSRWDKQLHSPLHAAGYVLNPGIFYSPSFKNKNDVVKGFNSCVMKMELDPDDQDKIIEELDLYRTSVGEFGHSLAIRQRDKLNPIAWWSQFGCEVPTFQKFAVRILSQCCSATRCERNWSTFDFIHSKKRNRLVHKRLNDLVFVRYNLKLRERSIKNGRDALNPINLENIDLMDEWVGEESELLDGEDLNWANIEEPLTSLNEEDVDNIGIDVDDGGDVDENILINMSNLAPYCLFDEDE, encoded by the exons ATGTTCTTGAAGTCTGTTGATACATCTGGCCTTAGAAAAGATGCTGAAACATTGTTTAAGATCTTTGATGAGATTGTTCAAGAAATTGGAGTTGAGAATCTTGTGCAGTTCATTACTGACAATGATGCAAGTTATAAAGCTGTAGGAAAAAAGTTACAGCAGAAGTATGGCTCTTTCTACTCGTCCCCTTGTGCAGCTCATTGCATAGACTTGATGTTGGAAAATTTTTGTGATCCAAGATATATTCCCATTATTGATGATACtataaaaaaggcaaaaaagataACAAAGTTCATATATAACCATGGTTGGGTTTTGGCATTGATGAGACAAGATTTCACCAAAGGTCATGATTTGTGTCGTCCTGCAGTTACAAGGTTTGCgacaaattttttaagtatccaATGTTTGCTCTTATTTAAGAAAGAATTGAGACAAATGTTTACGTGTGATAAATGGATGGGGTCAAGTCATTCTAAGAGCAACATAGGGAAGGAGATAGCTGGGATTGTTTTAGAAGATAAAGAGTTTTGGGCTCAGtgtcaatttattgttaaaattagTGAGCCTTTGGTTCGTGTTCTACGACTTGTTGACGGGGATGAGAAGCCGGCAATGGGATACTTGTATGATGCAATGGAAAGAGTCAAAGAGAACATAAAAGCAAGATACAATAACAAAGTCAGTGTATTCAGTCCATTCACCAGGATCATTGATTCTAGATGGGATAAGCAGCTTCACAGTCCATTACATGCGGCGGGTTATGTTCTTAACCCTGGAATTTTCTATAGCCCcagctttaaaaataaaaatgatgttgTAAAAGGCTTCAATAGTTGTGTTATGAAGATGGAACTCGATCCTGATGATCAAGACAAGATCATTGAAGAACTTGACTTGTATAGGACTTCAGTAGGTGAGTTTGGACATTCTTTAGCAATCCGCCAGCGTGATAAGCTTAATCCAA TTGCATGGTGGTCCCAATTTGGTTGTGAGGTTCCAACTTTTCAAAAGTTTGCTGTTCGAATACTAAGTCAATGTTGTAGTGCAACTAGATGTGAGAGAAACTGGAGCACATTTGATTTTATTCATTCgaagaagagaaatagattAGTGCATAAACGTTTGAATGACTTAGTATTTGTTCGTTATAACTTGAAGCTGCGAgagag GAGCATAAAAAATGGAAGAGATGCTTTAAATCCAATCAATCTTGAAAACATTGACTTGATGGACGAATGGGTGGGTGAAGAATCTGAGCTTCTTGATGGAGAAGATTTGAATTGGGCAAATATTGAGGAGCCATTAACCTCACTAAATGAGGAAGACGTTGATAATATTGGTATTGATGTTGATGACGGTGGTGACGTTGATGAAAATATCTTGATTAACATGTCGAATCTTGCTCCTTATTGTCTTTTTGATGAGgatgagtga
- the LOC122311586 gene encoding calcium-transporting ATPase, endoplasmic reticulum-type codes for MGEKPFPAWSWSVEQCLKEFNVKLDKGLSTYEAEKRRERHGWNELAKEKGKPLWRLVLEQFDDMLVKILLVAACISFILAYMHGGEFGQSGFEAYVEPFVIVLILVLNAIVGVWQETNAEKALEALKEMQCESGKVLRDGYFVPELPARELVPGDIVELRVGDKVPADMRVAALKTTTFRVEQSSLTGEAVPVLKGTDPIFLDDCELQAKENMVFAGTTVVNGSCLCIVVSTGMNTEIGKIQKQIHEASQEESDTPLKKKLDEFGSRLTTAIGLVCLIVWVINYKNFFSWDIVDGSPANIRFSFEKCTYYFKIAVALAVAAIPEGLPAVITTCLALGTRKMAQKNAIVRKLPSVETLGCTTVICSDKTGTLTTNQMSVTEFFTLGGKTTASRIFRVDGTTYDPKDGGIVDWTCYNMDANLQAMAEICAVCNDAGIYFDGRLYRATGLPTEAALKVLVEKMGVPDAKVRSKIREAQLAANYLIDSSIVKLGCCEWWMKRSKRVATLEFDRIRKSMSVIVREPTGHNRLLVKGAVESLLERTSQVQLADGSLVPVDEPCRQLLLLKLQEMSSKGLRCLGLAYKDDLGEFSDYHAESHPSHKKLLDPACYSSIESDLVFVGVIGLRDPPRDEVHKAIEDCRGAGIKVMVITGDNKCTAEAICREINLFSKSEDIRGRSLTGKEFMALSSSQQIEILSKPGGKVFSRAEPRHKQEIVRMLKEMGEIVAMTGDGVNDAPALKLADIGIAMGITGTEVAKEASDMVLADDNFSTIVSAVAEGRSIYNNMKAFIRYMISSNVGEVISIFLTAALGIPECMIPVQLLWVNLVTDGPPATALGFNPADVDIMRKPPRRSDDALINSWVLLRYLIIGSYVGIATVGIFILWYTQPSFMGIDLVSDGHTLVELSQLRNWGECPTWSNFTASPFMVSGGRMISFRDPCDYFSIGKVKAMTLSLSVLVSIEMFNSLNAVSEDNSLIKMPPWRNPWLLVAMSVSFGLHCLILYVPLLADVFGIVPLSMKEWILVILISAPVILLEEVLKLLGRNQRWIGAKEKAE; via the exons ATGGGCGAAAAACCATTCCCTGCATGGTCATGGTCTGTGGAGCAGTGTTTGAAAGAGTTTAATGTGAAATTAGATAAGGGTTTGAGCACTTATGAGGCTGAGAAGCGGCGTGAGAGGCATGGTTGGAATGAGCTAGCCAAAGAGAAGGGGAAGCCGTTATGGCGACTTGTGTTAGAACAATTTGATGACATGCTTGTAAAGATACTACTAGTTGCAGCCTGTATATCATTTATTCTAGCTTACATGCATGGGGGTGAATTTGGACAGTCTGGATTTGAAGCCTATGTGGAGCCGTTTGTGATTGTCTTGATTCTAGTCCTCAATGCAATTGTTGGAGTGTGGCAAGAGACTAATGCTGAGAAGGCACTTGAGGCCCTCAAAGAGATGcaatgtgaatctggaaaggtTTTAAGGGATGGGTACTTTGTGCCCGAATTGCCTGCTAGAGAACTTGTCCCAGGGGATATTGTGGAATTAAGGGTTGGAGACAAAGTCCCTGCTGACATGAGAGTTGCGGCTTTGAAGACCACTACTTTTAGGGTTGAGCAGAGTTCATTAACTGGAGAAGCTGTGCCTGTTTTGAAAGGCACTGATCCTATATTTCTGGATGACTGTGAGTTGCAAGCTAAAGAAAATATGGTCTTTGCAGGCACAACAGTTGTCAATGGGAGCTGTCTCTGTATTGTTGTTAGTACAGGGATGAACACTGAAATTGGGAAGATACAGAAGCAAATACATGAGGCTTCTCAGGAAGAGAGTGACACCCCTTTGAAGAAGAAGCTGGATGAATTTGGGAGCAGGCTTACTACAGCAATTGGGCTTGTTTGCCTCATTGTGTGGGTgataaactataaaaacttcttCTCATGGGATATTGTGGATGGATCGCCGGCAAATATTCGATTTTCCTTTGAGAAGTGTACGTACTATTTTAAGATTGCTGTTGCCCTTGCAGTTGCTGCCATCCCAGAAGGCCTTCCTGCTGTTATTACAACTTGTTTAGCTCTTGGTACGAGGAAAATGGCACAAAAGAATGCAATTGTGCGGAAACTTCCAAGTGTAGAAACCTTAGGATGTACGACTGTAATTTGTTCAGATAAAACTGGGACCTTGACGACAAATCAGATGTCTGTGACAGAATTCTTCACTTTGGGAGGGAAAACCACTGCATCTCGAATCTTTCGTGTTGATGGCACTACCTATGATCCAAAGGATGGGGGGATTGTTGACTGGACTTGCTACAATATGGATGCCAATTTGCAAGCCATGGCAGAAATATGTGCTGTTTGCAATGATGCTGGGATCTACTTTGATGGCCGTCTCTATAGAGCTACAGGTTTGCCCACCGAGGCAGCGCTTAAGGTTTTGGTTGAAAAGATGGGAGTTCCAGATgccaaggtgaggagcaaaatTCGTGAAGCACAACTTGCTGCAAACTATTTGATTGACAGCAGCATTGTGAAATTAG GCTGTTGTGAGTGGTGGATGAAAAGATCAAAACGGGTTGCCACGTTGGAATTCGATCGCATTCGCAAATCAATGAGTGTTATTGTCCGGGAGCCAACTGGGCATAACAGACTTCTTGTTAAG GGTGCTGTTGAGAGTTTGTTGGAGCGTACTTCACAAGTTCAACTTGCTGATGGATCCCTTGTTCCAGTGGATGAACCTTGTAGGCAACTGTTGCTTTTGAAACTTCAGGAGATGAGTTCAAAGGGATTGCGATGCTTGGGTTTGGCATACAAGGATGACTTGGGAGAGTTTTCTGACTACCATGCGGAGAGTCATCCTTCCCACAAGAAGTTGCTTGATCCTGCTTGCTACTCCTCAATTGAAAGTGACTTGGTTTTCGTCGGGGTCATTGGTCTAAGA GACCCTCCTCGTGATGAAGTTCATAAAGCAATTGAAGATTGTAGAGGAGCTGGGATTAAGGTTATGGTGATAACGGGAGATAATAAGTGCACGGCTGAGGCCATTTGTCGGGAAATCAATTTGTTTTCTAAAAGTGAGGATATTAGAGGGAGAAGTTTAACAGGCAAAGAGTTTATGGCTCTCTCATCTTCACAACAAATTGAAATATTGTCAAAACCTGGAGGGAAGGTTTTCTCACGGGCTGAGCCTAGGCATAAGCAAGAAATTGTAAGGATGCTGAAGGAGATGGGGGAGATTGTTGCAATGACTGGAGATGGTGTAAATGATGCACCTGCACTTAAACTTGCTGACATTGGGATCGCAATGGGAATTACTGGAACTGAG GTTGCAAAAGAAGCTTCAGATATGGTTTTGGCTGATGATAATTTTAGTACCATTGTTTCAGCTGTTGCAGAGGGTCGCtcaatttataataacatgaaaGCCTTTATCAG GTACATGATATCATCAAATGTTGGAGAGGTAATATCCATATTCTTGACAGCTGCATTAGGAATACCAGAATGTATGATACCTGTGCAGCTCCTGTGGGTGAATTTGGTTACTGATGGCCCTCCTGCAACTGCTCTTGGTTTCAACCCTGCTGATGTTGATATAATGCGGAAACCACCCCGCAGAAGTGATGatgctttaataaattcttGGGTTCTTCTCCGTTATTTG ATAATTGGTTCATATGTGGGCATTGCAACTGTTGGCATCTTCATCTTGTGGTACACTCAACCATCTTTTATGGGTATCGATCTTGTCAGCGATGGGCACACACTCGTTGAATTATCTCAGCTTCGCAATTGGGGAGAGTGCCCGACATGGTCAAATTTCACTGCAAGTCCATTCATGGTTTCTGGTGGCCGCATGATCTCTTTTAGGGACCCTTGTGACTATTTTTCCATCGGCAAAGTGAAGGCAATGACACTATCACTTTCTGTCCTTGTGTCGATTGAGATGTTCAATTCCTTGAATGCCGTTTCGGAAGACAACAGCTTGATCAAAATGCCACCTTGGAGGAACCCTTGGCTTTTGGTTGCCATGTCAGTGTCCTTTGGACTTCATTGCCTCATACTCTATGTTCCGTTACTGGCAGACGTGTTTGGTATTGTACCATTGAGTATGAAGGAGTGGATTTTGGTCATCTTGATTTCAGCACCTGTGATTCTTCTTGAAGAGGTTCTTAAATTATTAGGGAGGAACCAAAGATGGATAGGGGCCAAGGAAAAGGCAGAATGA